The nucleotide sequence TTGTTCACTATAAGCTTGTTTGAGTATTCCGGATCGTTCTAAATAGCTTTTATAGCTGAACTGATGTGGATTTAAAGGTGCTTTTATGTCTTGAAATTGTATAGGCATCACGAGGATGTCTCCTACTTCTAAAGATTTAGAATTAATGTCTTTCCTTAAATTTAAAAGAATTTTTCCTTTGGTCTTACGCCTATCTAAGCTAGTGGCGAAGATTATAAATCTTTCGTAGTTGGAAGTTGGTTTTAATACTTCTGCTACTGTAGCTGTAAGCGTGTAAAGGTTATTTGATTCTTTATTTAAAGTATGAGCATAATGCTTCGCATGAGTATAGGGAAGTTGTAGTGATGCTGTAAAAACTCCTAGAAACAGAAACATCATGAAAAAAGAAATTCCAAAGAAAATATCTGGGAATTTTAATTTCCGGGATCTTAAATATAGGCTAACAAAAATCAGAAAAATTAAGAATCCTATAGGCAATAGAATATCCACTGGAATTTTAAAATAAAACTCCAGCACAATTCCAATAAGTAGGGTGATGGAAAGCTTTATTATAGTAAAATTGAGCAAACTTCAATTTTAAAGATCTAGATTAAGATAATTAAAATTTTAGATCACCCGACGTGCCATAACAAAATGATCAAACCAATAATTTTCTGAAAGTGAAGATATTATAACCCCCAATGAAGTGGTAGAGTGAATAAAAAGGATCTGGCCAGGTTGAATTTCAACCACCAGTCCTACATGGTTTACTACCTTTTTATTTTTATTGGTTTCAAAAAATAAAAGGTCACCAATATTCACATCGTCAAGAGATAATCGCTCTCCCTGTAAAGACATGGCTCTGGAGGTTCTTGGTAATGGAATATCTTCCTTAAGAAAAGAGGTGTAAACAAGTCCGGAGCAATCCATACCGTCGCTTGTAGTTCCTCCAAACTTATATTTAGTGCCTTGGTAATCTAAAGCGTGAGAGGTAATATTATACACTCTGTTGTCTTCAGGAAGTTCTTCGGGCTTAGCAGTTTTTATAGCTACCGCTGGAGCAGGAGGATTGAACTTTACTTTTTTAGCTAGTTTACGAGCTTCTTTAGTTTGAGGAATTTGGCTTTTAGATGCTCCACAAGAGGTTAGGAACAATGAGAAAATTAATAGCACAGATAGAGTTAGGATTCTGCTTCTCATCAAATATATTAGTGTTTTAAATTATTATAAATAAGTTTTGCGGTTTTTTTACTGGCGCCAGCGCCACCTAATTTCATTTCTAACTCAAAATACTGCTCATATATTGTGTGGCGAACTTTAGGGTCTAAAATTTTATCGAGTTCGGCACTTAAAGATTTTGTATTAAAATCATTCTGAATGAGCTCTTTAACAACCTCTTTATCCATGATAAGGTTTACTAAAGAAATGTA is from Gillisia sp. Hel1_33_143 and encodes:
- a CDS encoding C40 family peptidase, yielding MRSRILTLSVLLIFSLFLTSCGASKSQIPQTKEARKLAKKVKFNPPAPAVAIKTAKPEELPEDNRVYNITSHALDYQGTKYKFGGTTSDGMDCSGLVYTSFLKEDIPLPRTSRAMSLQGERLSLDDVNIGDLLFFETNKNKKVVNHVGLVVEIQPGQILFIHSTTSLGVIISSLSENYWFDHFVMARRVI